One genomic window of Piliocolobus tephrosceles isolate RC106 chromosome 19, ASM277652v3, whole genome shotgun sequence includes the following:
- the SMIM11A gene encoding small integral membrane protein 11A has translation MNWKVLEHVPLLLYILAAKTLILCLAFAGVKIYQRKRLEAKQQKLEAERKKQSEKKDN, from the exons ATGAACTGGAAG GTTCTTGAGCACGTGCCTCTGCTGCTATATATCTTGGCAGCAAAAACATTAATTCTCTGCCTGGCATTTGCTGGAGTGAAAATATACCAAAGAAAAAGGTTggaagcaaaacaacaaaaactggagGCTGAAAGGAAGAAGCAATCAGAGAAAAAAGATAACTGA
- the KCNE2 gene encoding potassium voltage-gated channel subfamily E member 2 has protein sequence MSTLSNFTQTLEDVFQRIFITYMDNWRRNTTAEQEALQAKVDAENFYYVILYLMVMIGMFSFIIVAILVSTVKSKRQEHSNDPYHQYIVEDWQEKYKSQILNLEESKATIHENTGATGFKMSPDKGERRQANI, from the coding sequence ATGTCTACTTTATCCAATTTCACACAGACGCTGGAAGACGTCTTCCAAAGGATTTTTATTACTTATATGGACAATTGGCGCCGGAACACGACAGCTGAGCAAGAGGCCCTCCAAGCCAAAGTTGATGCTGAGAACTTCTACTATGTCATCCTGTACCTCATGGTGATGATTGGAATGTTCTCTTTCATTATCGTGGCCATCCTGGTGAGCACCGTGAAATCCAAGAGACAGGAACACTCCAATGACCCCTACCACCAGTACATTGTAGAGGACTGGCAGGAAAAGTACAAGAGCCAAATCTTGAATCTAGAAGAATCAAAGGCCACCATCCATGAGAATACTGGTGCAACTGGGTTCAAAATGTCCCCTGATAAGGGAGAAAGGCGCCAAGCCAACATCTGA